The Thermithiobacillus tepidarius DSM 3134 genome includes the window GTCCTGGCGCATCTCGTCTGGAGCCTGGTCGGCCCGGCGCCGGTACGCTGGAGCACCATGCTGCCCTTGCGGGCGGCGCAATGGCGCGCGCTGAAAGCCGATCTGCAGTCGCTGCGGCGCCTGCGCCTGCCCTGGCGCGAGGAGCACAGCGGCCTGTCGGCCCTGACCCACGCCTTGGGCCTGCTGGCGGTGCTCGGCTCGGCGCTGACCGGCTTCATCCTCTTCCTGTGGCTGCCGGAGAACGGTAACTTGCCGCCCGCCCTGCACACCGATCGGGAGGCGCACGAGTTCATCGCCACCTTCGTGTGGATCTACTGGGGCGGCCACGTCGCCATCGCCGTCCTGCACCAGCTCATGGGCCACCCCGTCTTCGAACGCATCCGGCCGGGCGGGCGGCACTGATGCCGGCCGGGTGCCGGGAGGACAGGGCGGTCCGCATCGGCCCGATGGTTGCAGACAGGCACGCGCGGCACGCCATGAGTGAACAAGTGCCGCCCTGCGGCGCTGGTAGCCAGCGGGACGCGCCGGCACGCTGAGGAGCGGGCATGGACCCACTGCAAAGCTGGCGCGAAGAGCAGAATTCCGCTTATCTCTACCGGGTGCTGGCCCAGCTTGAAAGCGGCGCCCGCGGGCGCTTGTTTGTCAATCTGGCCGAAGCCGCGCTGGACCAGGCGCGCACCTGGGCCGAGCTGGCGCGACAGCAGGGCCTGCAGTTGCCCGCCCATTATCGGCCGCCGCTCAGAACGCGACTCGTGGCCCAACTGTTGCGCCGCGTCGGTCCCCGACGCATGCTGCAGGTCCTGGCCGCCATGAA containing:
- a CDS encoding cytochrome b/b6 domain-containing protein codes for the protein VLAHLVWSLVGPAPVRWSTMLPLRAAQWRALKADLQSLRRLRLPWREEHSGLSALTHALGLLAVLGSALTGFILFLWLPENGNLPPALHTDREAHEFIATFVWIYWGGHVAIAVLHQLMGHPVFERIRPGGRH